One Salmo trutta chromosome 12, fSalTru1.1, whole genome shotgun sequence genomic region harbors:
- the LOC115202922 gene encoding myosin light chain kinase 3 isoform X2 codes for MGTSVYRTLLLRTGGFSVSDYIQKFTKTKLEDSSIKPKVTLCDQGTQVQEEGLQIATGDQPVLELPVKEAKATDHGVEVPNSPEHDPCGLSEALTEGPAVDEALFPSTNSDWGSKGSRKPKEVTLKSREPTRVQTFASDVVVAQVEVTIEVLSELRRTPDVTLISVGSELDSQYIKVKETEVPQDPEPTASQPPTSTTEEQPLEQPPEQPSGQPPEKATESLPLPSKEDTLPEEDFTKAAVSPQEPVIIVTPPTPYSSALTSPLDVVTKPEPEPVTMVPQVQSEPVASTEQHKPVPPQPESQTVKDSAEPVIPQPTPSLVVKNPTATAQGVAQDAQQLVIDDCPPLPAPFEHRIVSAKQVPMGSYYAVKPNEVLGGGRFGQVHKCAELSSGLILAAKLIKVKGMREREEVKNEIGVMNQLNHVNLIQLYDAFESRTNLTLIMEYVDGGELFDRIVDENYQLTELDAIVFMRQICEGVQYLHQQYILHLDLKPENILCVNSTGNQIKIIDFGLARKYRPREKLKVNFGTPEFLAPEVVNYDFVSFPTDMWSVGVITYMLLSGLSPFLGDNDAETMNNILHANWDFDSEAFENVTEEAKDFVTRLLIPTKCSRLSATGCMKHAWLNNLEDKAKLHQVRLKSQVKLQRYLAAHKQWKKHFYVVAAANRLKRFRQNHPINTV; via the exons AAAACAAAATTAGAAGATAGCAGCATAAAGCCTAAAGTCACTCTTTGCGACCAGGGGACTCAGGTCCAGGAGGAGGGCTTACAAATCGCCACAG GTGACCAGCCGGTGCTAGAGCTCCCTGTAAAGGAAGCGAAGGCCACAGACCATGGTGTGGAAGTCCCAAATTCTCCTGAGCATGATCCCTGCGGGTTATCAGAAGCTCTCACAGAGGGCCCTGCAGTCGACGAGGCCTTATTCCCATCTACCAATAGTGATTGGGGTAGTAAAGGCTCTCGCAAGCCCAAAGAGGTCACCTTAAAGAGCAGAGAGCCCACCAGAGTCCAGACCTTCGCCTCTGATGTGGTCGTAGCTCAGGTGGAGGTCACCATCGAAGTGCTCTCTGAGCTGAGGAG GACTCCTGATGTGACCTTGATTTCAGTGGGCAGTGAGTTAGACAGTCAGTACATCAAAGTCAAGGAGACAGAGGTTCCACAAGATCCAGAACCCACTGCATCTCAGCCACCTACCTCCACCACTGAGGAGCAACCGCTGGAGCAACCGCCGGAGCAACCGTCGGGGCAACCCCCGGAGAAAGCCACTGAAAGTCTCCCTCTTCCTTCCAAGGAGGACACTCTCCCTGAAGAGGACTTTACAAAGGCTGCGGTCAGTCCTCAGGAGCCAGTTATCATTGTAACACCACCAACCCCGTACAGCAGTGCGCTAACAAGCCCACTGGATGTGGTCACCAAACCGGAGCCAGAGCCAGTAACGATGGTCCCTCAGGTCCAGTCTGAGCCTGTGGCGTCCACAGAGCAGCACAAACCTGTTCCACCTCAACCAGAGTCTCAGACAGTGAAAGACTCTGCAGAACCAGTTATCCCTCAGCCAACTCCCTCTTTAGTTGTTAAAAACCCTACAGCAACTGCACAGGGGGTAGCCCAGGATGCACAACAATTGGTCATAG ATGACTGCCCACCCTTGCCCGCTCCCTTTGAGCACCGCATTGTGAGTGCCAAGCAAGTCCCGATGGGCTCTTATTACGCTGTAAAGCCTAACGAGGTTCTCGGAGG GGGACGTTTTGGGCAGGTCCATAAGTGTGCAGAACTGTCGTCGGGCCTAATCCTCGCTGCGAAGTTGATCAAAGTAaagggaatgagggagaga GAGGAAGTGAAGAATGAAATAGGAGTGATGAACCAACTTAACCATGTGAATCTGATTCAGCTTTATGATGCCTTTGAGTCACGGACAAATCTTACGCTTATTATGGAGTA TGTGGACGGTGGCGAGTTGTTTGACCGGATCGTTGACGAGAACTACCAGCTGACAGAGCTGGATGCCATCGTGTTTATGAGACAGATCTGTGAGGGGGTACAGTACCTCCATCAGCAATACATTCTCCATTTAGACCTCAAG CCAGAGAACATTCTTTGTGTCAACTCCACAGGGAACCAGATCAAGATAATAGACTTTGGTCTGGCCAGAAA GTACAGACCCAGAGAGAAACTAAAGGTCAATTTTGGCACCCCAGAATTTCTGGCTCCTGAGGTGGTCAACTATGACTTTGTCTCATTCCCAACGGACATGTGGAGTGTGGGAGTCATTACTTATATGCT TCTGAGTGGACTGTCTCCTTTCCTGGGGGACAATGATGCAGAGACTATGAACAACATCCTTCACGCCAACTGGGATTTTGATTCAGAGGCATTCGAGAATGTCACAGAGGAAGCTAAGGACTTTGTTACCAGACTGCTGATTCCAACTAAATG CAGTCGACTCAGTGCAACTGGCTGCATGAAGCATGCCTGGCTGAACAATCTGGAGGATAAAGCCAAATTGCACCAGGTGCggctcaagtcccaagtcaagctCCAGCGCTACCTGGCCGCTCATAAACAGTGGAAG AAACACTTCTATGTGGTTGCTGCAGCCAACAGGCTGAAGAGGTTTCGCCAGAATCATCCCATAAACACTGTATAG
- the LOC115202923 gene encoding origin recognition complex subunit 6 produces the protein MASEVWHVFVSNYSTGELCFFILSLADKNICYLLEMEKELFTKLASKMGITSARILRQAEEYMRLSLVRCTGLRNTTDTSKAIICLELAATSMKLPLDKEYTVKLSGLNKKQYQSTLKAIECMLGLESHLGLRDLAVQFGCMDAVKVATQILERYKASLPAAQQNDVDLSKPLFTTAALNTACKCLKIKVDRKLVASSGAKKGVFDRLCTQLQKLGQDICKEATPLKNPVKMAQKRQKTLMESIEQKEEEEDLPMSQKQLKEDSEESATEDYKEWKRRILENALKAKQANA, from the exons ATGGCGTCGGAAGTCTGGCACGTTTTTGTGTCTAACTACTCGACTGGAGAACTTTGTTTTTTTATTCTCTCGTTGGCAGACAAGAACATTTGTTATTTACTGGAAATGGAGAAAGAGCTGTTTACTAAACTTGCATCTAAAATGGGTATAACCTCTGCAAGAATTCTACG CCAAGCAGAGGAGTACATGCGATTGTCGCTGGTTAGATGCACAGGACTCAGAAATACTACGGATACAAGCAAAGCAATAATTTGTCTAGAGCTGGCAGCAACATCAATGAAGTTACCCCTGGACAAA GAATATACCGTCAAATTATCCGGGCTGAACAAGAAGCAGTATCAAAGCACTCTGAAGGCCATAGAATGCATGCTTGGCCTTGAGTCTCACCTGGGACTTCGAGACCTTGCTGTTCAGTTTGGGTGCATGGATGCAGTCAAAGTAGCAACCCAAATACTAGAACG GTATAAAGCAAGCCTTCCTGCTGCTCAGCAGAATGATGTGGACCTGTCAAAACCACTCTTCACTACAGCTGCTTTGAATACTGCATGCAA ATGCTTGAAGATCAAAGTGGACAGGAAGCTGGTAGCATCATCTGGTGCTAAAAAGGGAGTCTTTGACAGGCTGTGCACCCAGCTCCAGAAACTGGGACAGGACATCTGCA AAGAAGCCACTCCACTGAAGAATCCAGTTAAAATGgcacagaaaagacagaaaacaCTCATGGAAAGTATTGAACAAAAAGAGGAAG AGGAAGATCTGCCAATGTCTCAAAAGCAGCTGAAAGAGGACTCTGAGGAGAGTGCGACAGAGGATTACAAAGAGTGGAAGCGAAGAATCTTGGAGAATGCCCTTAAAGCCAAACAAGCCAATGCATGA